The following coding sequences are from one Pseudomonas mendocina window:
- a CDS encoding YkgJ family cysteine cluster protein, with translation MIKPRLIAAAEIDRLETWAKYTADMCHSCMSSCCTMPVEVRLNDLIRLELVDEFERSEPPKNIAKRLQKDGIVERFNQKSGIFTLIRMSNNDCLFLDRKTRLCTVYDKRPDTCRHHPKVGPRPGYCAYKPK, from the coding sequence ATGATAAAGCCCCGCCTGATAGCCGCAGCAGAGATCGACCGCCTGGAAACCTGGGCCAAATACACCGCCGACATGTGCCACAGCTGCATGTCCAGCTGCTGCACCATGCCGGTGGAGGTGCGCCTGAATGACCTGATCCGCCTGGAGCTGGTGGACGAATTCGAGCGCAGCGAACCGCCGAAGAACATCGCCAAGCGCCTGCAGAAGGACGGTATCGTCGAGCGCTTCAATCAGAAGTCAGGCATCTTCACCCTGATCCGCATGTCCAACAACGACTGCCTGTTCCTCGACCGCAAGACCCGCCTGTGCACCGTCTACGACAAACGCCCGGATACCTGCCGCCATCACCCCAAGGTCGGCCCACGGCCGGGGTATTGCGCGTATAAGCCCAAATAA
- a CDS encoding thioesterase family protein yields MPAKPLTSYQTTIVPEWVDYNGHLRDAFYLLIFSHATDALMDVLGLDEAGRARTGHTLYTMECHLNFLAEVKEGEWVEVRTQLLAHDAKRLHIHHGLYRPGEDASLAESEQMLMNIDSAAGRAAPFDEQVAERVAHLAAEQQNLQRPTCVGRVIGLRRAS; encoded by the coding sequence AGCTACCAAACCACCATTGTCCCCGAGTGGGTCGACTACAACGGCCACCTGCGTGATGCCTTCTACCTGCTGATCTTCAGCCATGCCACCGATGCGCTGATGGACGTGCTGGGCCTGGACGAAGCCGGTCGCGCCCGCACGGGGCATACCCTGTACACCATGGAGTGCCACCTGAACTTCCTGGCGGAGGTGAAGGAGGGAGAATGGGTGGAAGTCCGTACCCAACTGTTGGCACACGACGCCAAACGCCTGCATATCCACCATGGCCTTTATCGACCGGGCGAAGACGCCAGTCTGGCGGAAAGCGAACAGATGCTGATGAATATCGACAGCGCTGCAGGCCGCGCCGCGCCTTTCGATGAGCAGGTGGCCGAGCGGGTGGCGCACCTGGCTGCTGAGCAGCAGAACCTGCAACGCCCTACCTGTGTCGGGCGTGTCATCGGCCTGCGGCGCGCTTCGTAG